A single Antechinus flavipes isolate AdamAnt ecotype Samford, QLD, Australia chromosome 5, AdamAnt_v2, whole genome shotgun sequence DNA region contains:
- the TEX52 gene encoding testis-expressed protein 52 isoform X1: MTCCDDDPITEETWVEREYLHPDIPFVWGGFTPKSYHHLAVKEQSCTRLKAITQHRLLSPWKDPTQHTWGYHTWVDVGRLPPVFPSKPDKSYDSNVWRWLTRTEAHKCSFTNYCIPPPSCLGKNTLLRFIDTNPIFTDPEKKNRLVTQTKKEITEAGILKSRSEARVPPLDGQGNILPPPNFKRYRHVSPGGRLDPGFQLVPNPVPNLLCRGWPCPNPQPHYKEMSMRLLLQPAPPLDPEMVRNYQILAKDRATTPICHVTEELIMARGSKCTIRKRVSRKEKVVSFSDTTSHRRKIG, encoded by the exons ATGACCTGTTGCGACGACGATCCCATAACTGAGGAAACATGGGTAGAGCGAGAATACTTGCACCCAGACATCCCCTTTGTGTGGGGAGGCTTCACTCCAAAGTCCTACCATCACCTAGCTGTGAAGGAGCAGTCTTGTACGAGACTAAAGGCCATCACACAACACCGACTCCTTTCCCCTTGGAAGGACCCAACTCAGCATACGTGGGGCTACCACACTTGGGTGGATGTGGGACGTCTACCCCCGGTTTTTCCCTCAAAGCCTGATAAGTCTTATGATAGTAATGTCTGGCGATGGCTCACTCGCACTGAAGCCCATAAATGTTCTTTTACCAACTACTGTATCCCTCCACCTTCCTGTCTTGGGAAAAACACTTTATTGCGATTTATTGACACTAATCCTATCTTCACGGACCCAGAGAAAAAGAATAGGTTGGTCACCCAGACCAAGAAGGAGATCACAGAAGCAGGAATACTCAAATCAAGAAGTGAAGCCAGAGTACCCCCGCTGGATGGCCAGGGTAACATCTTGCCCCCCCCGAACTTCAAGAG GTACAGACACGTGTCACCAGGTGGACGCCTGGACCCTGGCTTTCAGCTTGTACCCAACCCAGTCCCTAATTTACTCTGCAGAGGTTGGCCCTGCCCCAACCCTCAACCACATTACAAAGAGATGTCCATGAGATTGTTACTACAGCCTGCTCCTCCTCTGGACCCTGAAATGGTGAGAAATTACCAAATCCTTGCAAAGGACCGAGCAACTACACCCATCTGCCATGTCACAGAAGAACTCATCATGGCACGAGGGTCAAAGTGTACAATTAGGAAAAGGGTTTCTAGGAAGGAGAAGGTTGTCTCATTCTCTGATACAACTTCACACAGGAGAAAAATTGGATAA
- the TEX52 gene encoding testis-expressed protein 52 isoform X2: MTCCDDDPITEETWVEREYLHPDIPFVWGGFTPKSYHHLAVKEQSCTRLKAITQHRLLSPWKDPTQHTWGYHTWVDVGRLPPVFPSKPDKSYDSNVWRWLTRTEAHKCSFTNYCIPPPSCLGKNTLLRFIDTNPIFTDPEKKNRLVTQTKKEITEAGILKSRSEARVPPLDGQGNILPPPNFKRYRHVSPGGRLDPGFQLVPNPVPNLLCRGWPCPNPQPHYKEMSMRLLLQPAPPLDPEMPSWTYPKVREGNHSLLTLF; the protein is encoded by the exons ATGACCTGTTGCGACGACGATCCCATAACTGAGGAAACATGGGTAGAGCGAGAATACTTGCACCCAGACATCCCCTTTGTGTGGGGAGGCTTCACTCCAAAGTCCTACCATCACCTAGCTGTGAAGGAGCAGTCTTGTACGAGACTAAAGGCCATCACACAACACCGACTCCTTTCCCCTTGGAAGGACCCAACTCAGCATACGTGGGGCTACCACACTTGGGTGGATGTGGGACGTCTACCCCCGGTTTTTCCCTCAAAGCCTGATAAGTCTTATGATAGTAATGTCTGGCGATGGCTCACTCGCACTGAAGCCCATAAATGTTCTTTTACCAACTACTGTATCCCTCCACCTTCCTGTCTTGGGAAAAACACTTTATTGCGATTTATTGACACTAATCCTATCTTCACGGACCCAGAGAAAAAGAATAGGTTGGTCACCCAGACCAAGAAGGAGATCACAGAAGCAGGAATACTCAAATCAAGAAGTGAAGCCAGAGTACCCCCGCTGGATGGCCAGGGTAACATCTTGCCCCCCCCGAACTTCAAGAG GTACAGACACGTGTCACCAGGTGGACGCCTGGACCCTGGCTTTCAGCTTGTACCCAACCCAGTCCCTAATTTACTCTGCAGAGGTTGGCCCTGCCCCAACCCTCAACCACATTACAAAGAGATGTCCATGAGATTGTTACTACAGCCTGCTCCTCCTCTGGACCCTGAAATG CCTTCCTGGACTTATCCAAAGGTGAGGGAAGGTAATCACTCCCTCCTAACTCTGTTTTGA